From the genome of Sphingobacterium sp. UGAL515B_05:
CTAAAACTTTCTGCAATTTACCCTTGTTCTTAGAACCGAATACTGTCCTTTAGGCAGCGCAACGAAAACTATGCAACAAAACATTCATGTAGCCATTATCGGGGGTGGACCCAGTGGCCTGTTTATGTACAAGAGATTGGTCGAAAAGAATATAGCCGGTCTCAAAGTATCTATTTTCGAGTCCCGCAAGCAATTGGGGGCAGGGATGCCTTATAGCTACGAAGGTGCTACACCTGAGCATCTAACTAATGTCTCGGATCATGAAATTCCCGCACTGGTCTCCACGATTGAGGATTATGTTCAATCCTTATCGGAAACCGCGCTTCGAAGCTATGGAATCGATGTTGACGATTTTAATCGCCACAAGGTGGTGCCACGGTTGCTCCTTGGCCGCTACCTATCGGAGCAGTTTATGCTATTGAAACGGATGGCGGATGAAAAGGGGATAGAAACACAGATTCATCTCGGCTGCCAGGTCAGCGATATCATTGACCTGGAAAACCAGACGCAGGTTAAAATCATGGTCGGCAGCACCGATACCTATATCGTAGACAAGGTTATCATCTGTACCGGACATAAATGGCCAACCAGGTATGAGGGCAATGTAGAGCATTATTTTGAATCACCCTATCCGCCGTCAAAGCTCGCCTTAAAAACAGACCATGCAGTAGGCTTACGTGGCGCTTCGCTCACGGCAATCGATGCTATCCGTACAATAGCACGTCATAATGGGTCTTTTGAGGCGCTGGAGACAGGTGAGTTAAGGTATCAGATCGACCCGGGAAGTGAAAATTTTAAGTTATTGATGCATACGCGCAGTGGTCTTCTGCCTGCGATCCGATTCCATCAGGAAGAACCTTTCTTAGCCAACAAGCTCTTGATCTCCGAAGAGGAACTTATGCTTAACAGACTTGAAAATGAAGGTTTCGTGTCGTTGGATTTTTTGTTCGATCGTAATTTTAAAGCGCAGTTTAAGGAAAAGGATCCCGACTTTTATGCAATTGTGGAAAAACTCAGCCTGGAAGATTTTGTAGAAGCAGTACTCAGTTTAAGGGAACAGAAAGATGCCTTCGAGGGATTTCGCCAGGAGCACGAACAAGCGCTGAAATCTATCAGAAGGCGCCAGTCTATCTATTGGAAAGAAGTGCTTTCTGCCTTGAGCTTTACCCTGAATTACCCGGCTAAATATATGTCTGCCGAAGATATGCTGCGTCTAAAAAAAGTACTGATGCCGTTGATTTCCATTGTCATCGCCTTTGTGCCGCAGAGTTCCAGTCGTGAGCTCCTCGCACTGCACGATGCTGGTCGGCTGGAAGTGGTCAATGTGGGTACGGACAGTCGGGTTGAACCCGCGAGCGACCGCGGTGCTAACTATATTTATACCGATGAATCTGGGATAGAAGTAAAAACCCATTATAAGACATTTGTGGATTGTGTAGGACAGCGACCCTTGGACTTTGAAGAATTTCCTTTCAAGAGTTTAGTCGACAATGGTAATGTCAGTCCAGCTTACCTGCGATTTCGTTCAGTGGAACGGGCCAAAGAACAAATGCTAGCAGGCAACGACCATATGTTTGTGGCTCCGGATGGCACCATTTTTTTGCAGGTACCAGGGGTAAAGATAGACGACAGCTTCCGGCTGGTAGACCACAGCGGCAACGCCAGTCAACGTCTTTTCATGATGGCTGTACCTTATATGGGCGGCTATAATCCGGATTATTCGGGTCTAGATTTTTGCGCCGCTACCTCCGCTATCATTGCCGGCAAGATCGCTGAAGGGGGATAAATACGTAAGTTTTTGTTAAAATACGGTAAGATGGTTGGGGCCGTACGATACGGGATTTAATTTAAGCTCCCTATTGCTATATTTGGCGGCCATCTAGATCATCAGTTGGCATTGTCTTAACTCAATTGTTGAAAAGCATGCCTAAAACTATTTTAAGAAACCTACAGGTAGGTTTTGGAATTTCACTTTTGATCCTGTTAGCGAGCTCAACGGCTTCTTATGTGAGTATCCGTAAGCAGATCCATAATAGTGCGATGGTTGACCACAGCCGCCGTGTCATGAGCCGTGTCAATAAAATTTTGCAGGATTTGCAGAATGCAGAGACGGGCCAGCGTGGCTACTTGCTGACGGGGATGGACAAGTTTCTCGATCCCTACAAAAATGGTCTTCAGTCCCTGCCTCAATCGCTGAGTCGCGCGCATGATCTCACGGCTGATAATCCAGCGCAGCAGCAGGTGATTGATACCCTGTCAACACTTGTCCAGTCTCGACTGGATCGATTAGAGAATTTGGTGAACATCAAAAAACGAGGTGGTATGGTCTCTGTTGCCCAGCTCGAAGAAGGCAAAACCTATATGGACAGTTGCCGTTTGTTGATCAGCAAAATCATAGATAAAGAAGAATCGTTGCTCAATCGACGTTCAGATGAACTTACACGCTCTTCGGGATACACCTCCATATTTGTTTTATTGGCTGCGGCAGTTTCGTTGCTGATTACACTGTTTTTTTACTTCCGCCTCAGGGCAGATTTCTTTAAGCGTGAGGAGTTGCAGAATGACTTGAAACGAAAAGATGAGGAGATCCAGCGCCGACTGAGCATTACCCAGCGTATAGCACGCGAGATTGCTGCCGGCAATTATGAAATGCAGATTCAGGATGCCGAACAGGACGATCTGGGCAGCTTGACGGGATCCCTCAACGAAATGGCCAGGTCGCTCAAAACATCATTTGATGAACTCAGTAATAACAATTGGCATCAGGCCGGACTAACCCAGCTGGGCAACCTCTTGATGGGTAATAAACAGCAGGAAGAGCTCACAGCCGTTACGCTCGGCCATCTGACAAAATATGGCAACTGTGTCAATGGTGCCATTTACCTGATGGAACAGGATGAACTTGTCTTAAGGGGAGCCTATGGACTCGAAAATCCCGACCATAAGCGCTTCGCTCCAGGAGAAGGCATGATCGGTCAGGTCTTTAAAGACGGGAAAGAAAAGTTATTTGAAAACCTCGAAAATAGCAGCTATGTTATCAGTTTTGCCAGCGGAAAGGTGCAGGTGAACAACCTTTTTATCTTGCCTGTTTTTGATGGTAACCAATGTATCGGTGTGATGGAGCTGGGGTCACTACAGCCTTTTTCTTCCATACAGCTGGCATTTTTTAGAGATGCAGTGCAAAAAGTAGGTACTACACTTGCGGCGGCACAGGCCAGACTTGTGGTGCAGAATCTATTGGAAGAAACTCAGGCGCAGACTGAAGAGCTGCAGGCGCAGCATACCGAATTGGAATCCCTTAATTCGAGCCTCGAAATGCATACGCATAAATTGCAGGCGTCAGAAGAGGAACTCCGCGTGCAGCAGGAAGAACTGGTGCAATCTAACCGTGAATTGGAGGAGCGCTCAAAACTGTTGGAAGATAAAAATGTTGAAATCGCGGAACGCAATCAGGAAATTCAGAGAAAAGCGGCAGAGCTTGAGCAAAGTACACGCTATAAGTCTGAGTTTTTGGCCAATATGTCGCATGAACTGCGCACACCGCTCAATTCAATTCTGTTACTTTCCCGC
Proteins encoded in this window:
- a CDS encoding FAD/NAD(P)-binding protein, encoding MQQNIHVAIIGGGPSGLFMYKRLVEKNIAGLKVSIFESRKQLGAGMPYSYEGATPEHLTNVSDHEIPALVSTIEDYVQSLSETALRSYGIDVDDFNRHKVVPRLLLGRYLSEQFMLLKRMADEKGIETQIHLGCQVSDIIDLENQTQVKIMVGSTDTYIVDKVIICTGHKWPTRYEGNVEHYFESPYPPSKLALKTDHAVGLRGASLTAIDAIRTIARHNGSFEALETGELRYQIDPGSENFKLLMHTRSGLLPAIRFHQEEPFLANKLLISEEELMLNRLENEGFVSLDFLFDRNFKAQFKEKDPDFYAIVEKLSLEDFVEAVLSLREQKDAFEGFRQEHEQALKSIRRRQSIYWKEVLSALSFTLNYPAKYMSAEDMLRLKKVLMPLISIVIAFVPQSSSRELLALHDAGRLEVVNVGTDSRVEPASDRGANYIYTDESGIEVKTHYKTFVDCVGQRPLDFEEFPFKSLVDNGNVSPAYLRFRSVERAKEQMLAGNDHMFVAPDGTIFLQVPGVKIDDSFRLVDHSGNASQRLFMMAVPYMGGYNPDYSGLDFCAATSAIIAGKIAEGG